The following coding sequences lie in one Lolium perenne isolate Kyuss_39 chromosome 2, Kyuss_2.0, whole genome shotgun sequence genomic window:
- the LOC127329923 gene encoding uncharacterized protein has protein sequence MCGKACKVGGAASPAGTSSTATSIVVLASLLLVASAVVFLLSPPPPPADAKGPPEPVELAIGVDGHEGWLDALRAWAKLACLRLRPLEPRCDLRTPVSMKKAAKQSLEMGKEAVELTAARAAEETIGRTSEKVRRKVSSSPPSADGDL, from the exons ATGTGCGGAAAGGCCTGCAAGGTCGGCGGCGCCGCGTCGCCGGCGGGGACGAGCAGCACGGCGACCTCCATCGTCGTCCTCGCGTCGCTGCTCCTCGTGGCCTCGGCCGTCGTGTTCTtgctgtcgccgccgccgccaccggctgACGCGAAGGGCCCCCCTGAGCCGGTCGAGCTCGCCATCGGCGTCGACGGCCACGAGGGCTGGCTGGACGCGCTCCGCGCCTGGGCCAAGCTGGCCTGCCTCAGGCTCCGCCCGCTCGAGCCAAG GTGCGATCTTAGGACCccggtgtcgatgaagaaggcgGCCAAGCAGAGCCTGGAGATGGGCAAGGAGGCGGTGGAGCTCACGGCGGCGAGGGCTGCCGAGGAGACCATCGGGAGGACATCAGAGAAGGTCAGGAGGAAGGTCTCGTCATCGCCGCCATCTGCCGACGGCGACCTGTGA
- the LOC127332057 gene encoding uncharacterized protein translates to MDFDFDFDCAAASPGGQWLGESASRRRQRRLSSPSLRTYLTPAFDAVAAGHPGSPASSYSSGGLELGFDASLLRYRRFSANPEMDSRRLVYSPPAQPRPVYPMLDHEAYLHGHKRQAGPLTGAPGFPDMKHQFFSPTRPPPVDFRSPDGAIMLPNRAKLFSTPAPGATTPSAQAASAQPQPTEEEGDLIAEVLYGRSGRRRLPVFKDICPE, encoded by the exons ATGGACTTCGACTTCGACTTCgactgcgccgccgcctcccccggcGGCCAGTGGCTGGGCGAGTCGGCGTCGCGGCGGAGGCAGCGCCGCCTCTCGTCGCCCTCGCTCAGGACCTACCTCACGCCGGCCttcgacgccgtcgccgccggccaCCCCGGCTCCCCCGCCTCCTCCTACTCGTCCGGCGGGCTCGAGCTCGGCTTCGACGCCTCGCTCCTCCGCTACCGCCGCTTCTCCGCGAATCCGGAGATGGACAGCCGCCGCCTCGTCTACTCGCCGCCGGCACAGCCGCGGCCGGTGTACCCTATGCTGGACCATGAGGCCTACCTCCATGGCCACAAACGCCAG GCTGGCCCTCTGACTGGCGCACCAGGTTTTCCCGACATGAAACACCAGTTCTTCAGCCCCACCAGGCCACCGCCTGTCGACTTCCGATCACCAGATGGTGCCATCATGCTACCAAACAGAGCCAAGCTTTTCTCGACACCGGCACCTGGAGCAACAACACCTTCAGCTCAGGCGGCGTCTGCGCAGCCACAGCCAACCGAGGAAGAAGGCGACCTCATAGCTGAGGTCCTCTATGGTCGCAGCGGGCGACGCAGGCTGCCCGTTTTCAAGGATATCTGCCCGGAATGA